A region from the Oceanidesulfovibrio marinus genome encodes:
- the metW gene encoding methionine biosynthesis protein MetW → MRFDLQVIASWVQAGSKVLDLGCGTGSLLEHLVREKHVVGRGIEMDEEKVSKAIGRGLSVVQGDLINEVRDYPSGFFDVVILSQTLQQVYQPEEVIREMLRVGKRCIVSFPNFSHWRIRAQILFQGRAPVTRELPHEWYDTPNIRVIALKDFRRFCREQGFTVEKQVAIDTDYRQEQGHALRFFANWRAFYGIFLLGKER, encoded by the coding sequence ATGCGCTTCGATTTGCAGGTCATTGCCTCGTGGGTGCAGGCCGGCTCCAAGGTGCTGGACCTCGGCTGCGGCACGGGCTCCTTGCTGGAGCATCTGGTGCGCGAAAAGCACGTGGTGGGCCGGGGCATCGAGATGGACGAGGAAAAGGTCTCCAAAGCCATCGGCCGCGGGCTCAGCGTGGTGCAGGGCGACCTCATCAACGAGGTGCGCGACTACCCCAGCGGCTTTTTCGACGTGGTCATCCTGAGCCAGACGTTGCAGCAGGTCTACCAACCGGAGGAGGTCATCCGCGAGATGCTGCGGGTGGGCAAGCGCTGCATCGTGAGCTTCCCCAACTTCAGCCACTGGCGCATCCGCGCGCAGATCCTGTTCCAGGGCAGGGCGCCGGTCACGCGGGAGCTGCCGCATGAGTGGTATGACACGCCGAACATCCGGGTGATAGCGCTCAAGGATTTCCGGCGGTTCTGCCGCGAGCAGGGCTTTACGGTGGAAAAGCAGGTGGCCATCGACACGGACTACCGGCAGGAGCAGGGCCACGCCCTGCGATTTTTCGCCAACTGGCGTGCGTTTTACGGGATATTCTTGTTGGGGAAGGAGCGATGA
- the metX gene encoding homoserine O-acetyltransferase MetX — MSEYIDGLSNRAESVGIVERKSFTLPDDAGPFELEGGAHLSPVTIAYETYGELSPARDNAVLICHALTGDAHVAGYYSETDPKPGWWDIMVGPGKPIDTSRYFVLCANVLGSCSGSTGPSSVNPATGKAYGLEFPVVTIGDMVRAQKLLVEHLGIERLLAAVGGSMGGMQVLEWAVRYPDMIAAAVPLATTPRHTALNIAFHEVARQCIMADVNWNRGAYYDSEKPSMGLAVARMIGHVTYLSDEAMRVKFGRKLYEKEAYKFGFDLEFPDFQVESYLRYQGGKFVERFDANSFIYITKAADYFDLAQQHGGGSLTEAMTKARCRFLVVSFSTDWLYPTSRSRLLVQAMKKAGLEVSFSEVEAEFGHDAFLLRNERLFDLVESFLEHALATERKRAETAPKEAWG; from the coding sequence ATGAGCGAGTACATCGACGGACTTTCCAACCGCGCCGAATCCGTCGGCATTGTGGAGCGCAAGAGCTTCACCCTGCCGGACGATGCCGGCCCCTTCGAGCTGGAGGGCGGGGCGCATCTTTCTCCTGTGACCATCGCCTACGAGACGTACGGCGAGCTTTCTCCGGCGCGCGACAACGCCGTGCTTATCTGCCACGCCCTGACCGGCGACGCCCACGTGGCCGGCTACTACTCGGAGACCGACCCCAAGCCGGGCTGGTGGGATATCATGGTGGGACCGGGCAAGCCCATCGACACTTCGCGCTACTTCGTGCTCTGCGCCAACGTGCTGGGCAGTTGCTCCGGTTCCACCGGGCCCAGCTCGGTCAACCCGGCCACGGGCAAGGCGTACGGGCTGGAGTTTCCGGTGGTCACCATCGGCGACATGGTCCGGGCCCAGAAGCTGCTTGTGGAGCACCTGGGCATCGAGCGGCTGCTGGCCGCCGTGGGCGGCTCCATGGGCGGCATGCAGGTGCTGGAGTGGGCCGTGCGCTATCCGGACATGATCGCCGCAGCCGTACCCCTGGCCACCACGCCGCGCCATACCGCGCTGAATATCGCCTTCCACGAGGTCGCGCGCCAGTGCATCATGGCCGACGTGAACTGGAACCGCGGCGCCTACTACGACAGTGAGAAGCCCTCCATGGGCCTGGCCGTGGCGCGGATGATCGGCCACGTGACCTATCTTTCGGACGAGGCCATGCGCGTCAAGTTCGGCCGCAAGCTGTACGAGAAGGAGGCCTACAAGTTCGGCTTCGACCTGGAGTTTCCGGACTTCCAGGTGGAGAGCTATCTGCGCTACCAGGGCGGCAAGTTCGTGGAGCGGTTCGACGCCAACTCCTTCATCTACATCACCAAGGCGGCCGACTACTTCGACCTGGCCCAGCAGCACGGCGGCGGTTCGCTGACCGAGGCCATGACCAAGGCCCGCTGCCGTTTTCTGGTGGTGTCCTTTTCCACGGACTGGCTTTACCCCACGTCGCGCTCGCGCCTGCTGGTGCAGGCCATGAAAAAGGCCGGGCTGGAGGTGAGCTTCTCCGAGGTGGAGGCCGAGTTCGGCCACGACGCCTTCCTGCTGCGCAACGAGCGGTTGTTCGATCTGGTGGAGAGCTTTCTGGAGCACGCGCTGGCAACGGAGCGCAAACGGGCCGAGACCGCGCCCAAGGAGGCGTGGGGCTGA
- the infA gene encoding translation initiation factor IF-1, which yields MAKEESIEVDGIVQEALPNAMFRVELENGHEVLAHISGKMRKFYIRILPGDRVRVELSPYDLSRGRITYRMK from the coding sequence ATGGCCAAGGAAGAATCCATTGAGGTCGACGGAATAGTCCAGGAGGCGCTGCCGAACGCCATGTTCCGCGTCGAACTGGAAAACGGCCACGAGGTCCTGGCGCATATCTCCGGAAAGATGCGCAAGTTCTATATCCGCATTCTTCCGGGCGACCGCGTGCGGGTGGAGCTCTCGCCGTACGATCTCTCCCGTGGGCGCATTACCTACCGCATGAAATAG
- a CDS encoding heavy-metal-associated domain-containing protein translates to MSSSQTIRVKGMRCQHCSQSVTQALEAIPNVHDVQVDLSSGDVTFETSGPVDKDTVRSAIEAIGFDVEE, encoded by the coding sequence ATGAGCTCCTCGCAGACAATCCGCGTCAAAGGCATGCGCTGCCAGCATTGCAGCCAGTCCGTCACCCAGGCCCTCGAAGCCATTCCCAACGTCCATGACGTGCAGGTGGACCTCTCCTCCGGCGATGTGACCTTCGAGACTTCCGGCCCGGTGGACAAGGACACGGTCCGTTCGGCCATCGAGGCCATCGGCTTCGACGTCGAAGAGTAG
- a CDS encoding MFS transporter: protein MQRVLPLAGLCLAVFLAMIGMGMAGVALPQKYIELSGSMRSAGWLSSFFAISYMACQYPAGRMADTFGYRRVLACGFLLMAAAAWVFSEADTTMALYAGRFLQGAGEAPVWASAPALLGSLYPDNRGRAMGFYNAAFHLGLMLGPIAGALQAAHIAGSPFAAFAWLCLAAVVLVLVTVRTAASPRLESGKTHDTPAAVRSLWPLACCLPLSGAVYGLITSSIPVYLTAARGFSQSRLGVFLFCLFSGIAAAQCLAGRLSDRYGRRPFMVGGLLGIAAGLVGLLSGSQPLLPASTILLGLSMGAFAVSSMALVNETVAEGRQATVSGYYYLVWGSGYFAGPLLANSVGLESGSLVLAAGLLAAAAILFHPSAKPGTVRQRL, encoded by the coding sequence ATGCAACGCGTTCTTCCGCTGGCGGGGCTGTGTCTCGCCGTGTTCCTTGCCATGATCGGTATGGGCATGGCCGGAGTGGCCCTGCCCCAGAAATATATCGAGCTGTCCGGCAGCATGCGCTCCGCCGGATGGTTGTCCTCGTTCTTCGCCATCTCCTACATGGCCTGCCAGTACCCGGCCGGGCGGATGGCGGACACCTTCGGCTACCGCCGCGTCCTGGCCTGCGGCTTTCTTCTGATGGCCGCCGCTGCATGGGTATTCAGCGAGGCCGACACGACAATGGCCCTCTACGCCGGCAGGTTTCTCCAGGGAGCCGGGGAAGCGCCGGTCTGGGCGTCGGCTCCCGCCCTGCTCGGAAGCCTGTATCCGGACAACCGCGGCCGGGCCATGGGCTTCTACAACGCCGCGTTCCACCTGGGCCTGATGCTCGGGCCCATTGCCGGAGCGTTGCAGGCCGCGCACATTGCGGGCAGCCCCTTTGCCGCCTTTGCATGGCTCTGCCTTGCTGCAGTGGTCCTGGTCCTGGTGACGGTGCGGACGGCGGCCTCACCCAGATTGGAGTCAGGCAAGACGCACGATACACCGGCAGCAGTGCGATCGCTGTGGCCTCTGGCGTGCTGCCTGCCTCTTTCCGGCGCCGTCTACGGCCTCATCACCAGCAGCATCCCGGTCTATCTCACCGCGGCGCGGGGGTTCTCGCAAAGCCGACTGGGCGTGTTCCTGTTCTGTCTCTTCTCGGGCATCGCGGCGGCGCAGTGTCTGGCGGGAAGGCTCTCCGACCGCTACGGCCGCAGGCCGTTCATGGTCGGCGGGTTGCTGGGCATAGCTGCGGGACTGGTCGGGCTGCTGTCCGGCTCCCAACCGTTGCTGCCTGCCAGCACCATTCTGCTCGGGCTGTCGATGGGCGCGTTTGCCGTGTCGTCCATGGCCCTGGTCAACGAGACCGTGGCTGAGGGCCGCCAGGCAACCGTCTCGGGCTACTACTATCTGGTATGGGGAAGCGGCTACTTCGCCGGGCCGCTGCTGGCCAACAGCGTGGGTCTCGAATCGGGAAGCCTGGTTCTTGCAGCCGGACTCCTCGCCGCCGCGGCAATTCTCTTCCACCCGTCCGCGAAGCCGGGAACCGTGCGGCAACGGCTGTAG
- a CDS encoding ferredoxin: protein MGYKIIVDIDKCVGDGECVDVCPVEVYELKDGKAVATNMDECLGCESCVEVCEQDAIVVEEK, encoded by the coding sequence ATGGGGTACAAAATCATTGTCGACATCGACAAATGCGTGGGGGACGGCGAGTGCGTGGACGTCTGTCCGGTGGAGGTCTACGAGCTCAAGGACGGCAAGGCCGTGGCGACCAACATGGATGAGTGTCTCGGCTGCGAATCGTGCGTCGAGGTCTGCGAGCAGGATGCGATCGTCGTCGAGGAAAAGTAA
- a CDS encoding trypsin-like peptidase domain-containing protein codes for MPKSLWSRRFSSRRVACFSVFFTLAVLLAGMAPAAHAADDLRRTPVVRAVEKASPAVVNITTDRVVTRSAPFGGGNNLFSPFFKEFFGDLPQRSYNQQSMGSGVIIDGKRGLVLTNAHVINGATSVRARLVDGREFKAQLVASDPDFDIAVLRLDDAANLPQVPMGDSDDILIGETAIAIGNPFGFTHTVTTGVISAVERSIRTDHGIYTDFIQTDAAINPGNSGGPLLNLHGELIGINTAIHAQAEGIGFAIPVNKAKRVVGELLGTGRVSPVWLGLSGQSIDPGTASYFGLDRLQGMIITKVYAGLPAAQAGLKPGDVLLSMQGVPVQDKDHYMAMLENYVRGETLTLGMLRDGKRFQAKAMPTPYATDEALAMARERWGVEIGEADGKGIPVRNVISNSPASQLGLEPGDVLLQIGSIELKSRDDFAKAFMRHRMNNQVLLIVGRAGRMYHVRMQI; via the coding sequence ATGCCCAAGTCGTTGTGGAGCAGGCGTTTTTCGTCGCGTCGCGTCGCGTGTTTCTCCGTGTTTTTCACCCTGGCCGTGCTGCTGGCCGGCATGGCGCCCGCAGCCCATGCGGCGGACGATCTGCGCCGGACCCCGGTGGTGCGCGCCGTGGAGAAGGCCAGCCCCGCGGTGGTGAACATCACCACGGACCGCGTGGTGACGCGCAGCGCGCCCTTTGGCGGGGGCAACAACCTGTTCTCGCCGTTCTTCAAGGAGTTTTTCGGCGATCTGCCCCAGCGCAGCTATAACCAGCAGAGCATGGGCTCCGGCGTGATTATCGACGGCAAGCGCGGCCTGGTGCTGACCAACGCGCACGTGATCAACGGCGCCACCTCGGTTCGCGCGCGGCTGGTGGACGGGCGGGAGTTCAAGGCCCAGCTCGTGGCCTCGGACCCGGACTTTGACATCGCCGTGCTGCGACTGGACGACGCGGCCAACCTGCCGCAGGTGCCCATGGGCGACTCCGACGACATTCTTATTGGCGAGACGGCCATCGCCATCGGCAACCCCTTCGGCTTCACGCATACAGTGACCACGGGCGTGATCTCCGCCGTGGAGCGCTCCATCCGCACGGATCACGGCATCTACACGGACTTCATCCAGACCGACGCGGCCATCAACCCCGGTAACTCAGGCGGTCCGCTGCTCAACCTGCACGGCGAGCTCATCGGCATCAACACGGCGATTCACGCCCAGGCCGAGGGCATCGGCTTCGCCATTCCAGTGAACAAGGCCAAGCGCGTGGTGGGCGAGCTCCTTGGCACGGGCCGGGTAAGCCCGGTGTGGCTCGGTCTCTCCGGCCAGAGCATCGACCCCGGCACGGCCAGCTACTTCGGACTGGACCGGTTGCAAGGCATGATCATCACCAAGGTCTACGCCGGCCTGCCCGCAGCCCAGGCCGGTCTCAAGCCTGGTGACGTGCTGCTTTCCATGCAGGGCGTGCCCGTGCAGGACAAGGACCACTACATGGCCATGCTGGAGAACTACGTGCGCGGCGAGACGCTGACCCTGGGAATGCTGCGCGACGGCAAGCGGTTCCAGGCCAAGGCGATGCCCACGCCGTACGCCACGGACGAGGCGCTGGCCATGGCGCGCGAGCGTTGGGGGGTGGAGATAGGGGAAGCCGACGGCAAAGGCATCCCGGTGCGCAACGTTATATCCAACAGCCCGGCCAGCCAGCTTGGGCTGGAACCCGGCGACGTGCTGCTGCAGATCGGCAGCATCGAGCTCAAGTCGCGCGATGATTTCGCCAAGGCCTTCATGCGCCACCGGATGAACAATCAGGTGCTGCTCATCGTGGGCCGCGCCGGCCGGATGTATCACGTGCGCATGCAGATCTGA
- a CDS encoding YkgJ family cysteine cluster protein, translating into MDFKEIFDKYETFVAEIDAIFEKVREAHPEEVQCSKGCDDCCYALFDLSLVEAIYLNQKFNEQFSGAERAEVLVRADKADREAYKIKRKVFKASQDGVKAGDILKEVAAMRVRCPMLDDEQRCAMYENRPVTCRLYGIPSAYGGEARTCGRSGFAPGKPYPTVNMEQIHERLYNLSRELVSSFNTSHTGLDEILVPVSMALMNKYDDEYLGVIEGEASEEEASDCGSCGGGHTWEIKGPERERHAAPGGIGDLRPPSDEED; encoded by the coding sequence ATGGATTTCAAAGAGATATTTGATAAGTACGAAACCTTCGTCGCCGAGATTGACGCCATCTTCGAAAAGGTCAGAGAGGCTCATCCCGAAGAAGTGCAGTGCTCCAAGGGCTGCGACGACTGCTGCTACGCGCTGTTCGATCTCTCCCTGGTGGAAGCCATCTATCTGAACCAGAAGTTCAACGAGCAGTTCTCCGGTGCGGAGCGCGCCGAAGTGCTGGTGCGCGCGGACAAGGCCGACCGCGAGGCCTACAAGATCAAGCGCAAGGTCTTCAAAGCGTCCCAGGATGGCGTGAAGGCCGGCGATATCCTCAAGGAAGTGGCCGCCATGCGCGTGCGCTGTCCTATGCTGGACGATGAGCAGCGCTGCGCGATGTACGAGAACAGGCCGGTCACCTGCCGGCTGTACGGCATTCCCTCGGCATACGGCGGCGAGGCCCGCACCTGCGGCCGCTCCGGTTTCGCGCCGGGCAAGCCGTACCCCACGGTGAACATGGAGCAGATCCACGAGCGGCTCTACAACCTGAGCCGCGAGCTTGTTTCCTCGTTCAACACCAGCCACACGGGCCTGGACGAGATTCTGGTGCCCGTATCCATGGCCCTGATGAACAAGTACGACGACGAGTATCTGGGCGTTATCGAAGGCGAGGCATCGGAGGAAGAGGCGTCCGACTGCGGCAGCTGCGGTGGCGGCCACACCTGGGAGATCAAGGGACCGGAGCGGGAGCGCCACGCCGCGCCGGGCGGCATCGGCGATCTGCGCCCCCCGTCGGACGAGGAGGACTAG
- the lgt gene encoding prolipoprotein diacylglyceryl transferase has product MIPYPQFDPVAIELGPLAIRWYGLMYVIGFLTAWFLGRWRATRSRADSPQGAWTPAEVDDLITYCIVGLLLGARLGYALFYDFPTFIARPLEIFKIWHGGMSFHGGAIGVALAFIIFARIKHKPLLAVTDFTVVLAPPGLLFGRLGNFINGELWGRPTDVPWAMVFPDPAAGGVPRHPSQLYEAGLEGIALFALLWWFSSRPRPRGSTTGLFLLGYGVFRSLVEFTRQPDAQLGFLAWDWLTMGQLLSAPMILLGLGFILVSYAKRT; this is encoded by the coding sequence ATGATTCCCTACCCGCAGTTCGATCCCGTCGCCATTGAGCTCGGTCCGCTGGCCATCCGCTGGTACGGCCTGATGTACGTCATCGGCTTCCTGACAGCGTGGTTCCTGGGCCGTTGGCGCGCCACCCGCAGCAGGGCCGACTCTCCGCAGGGCGCCTGGACCCCGGCCGAGGTGGACGACCTCATCACCTACTGCATCGTGGGTCTGCTTCTGGGCGCGCGCCTGGGCTACGCCCTGTTCTACGATTTCCCAACGTTCATCGCCCGGCCTCTGGAAATCTTCAAGATCTGGCACGGCGGCATGTCCTTCCACGGCGGGGCTATCGGCGTTGCCCTGGCCTTTATCATCTTCGCCCGGATCAAACACAAGCCGTTGCTGGCGGTGACGGACTTCACGGTGGTGCTCGCGCCGCCCGGCCTGCTTTTCGGCCGGCTCGGCAACTTCATCAACGGCGAGCTCTGGGGCCGCCCCACGGATGTGCCCTGGGCCATGGTCTTTCCGGACCCAGCGGCCGGGGGCGTACCGCGCCATCCCTCCCAGCTGTACGAGGCCGGGCTCGAAGGCATCGCGCTCTTCGCGCTGCTGTGGTGGTTCTCGTCCAGGCCACGGCCCCGCGGCTCGACTACCGGGCTGTTCCTGTTGGGCTACGGCGTGTTCCGCTCCCTGGTGGAGTTCACGCGGCAGCCGGACGCGCAGCTCGGTTTCCTTGCCTGGGACTGGCTGACCATGGGCCAGCTTCTTTCCGCGCCCATGATCCTCTTGGGCCTTGGATTCATCCTGGTATCGTACGCAAAGCGTACGTAA
- a CDS encoding FAD-dependent oxidoreductase, translating into MADRVVIIGAVALGPKAASRYKRLVPSAEVTMVDMSPSISYGGCGIPFYVSGDVSTADELKTTSFHVVRTPAFFETAKGVHVRPSTRAVSLDRQKKEVLVEDLNTGAQDTLPYDKLVIATGSSPRKLPIPGTDLEGVHAVSGLDEAVEIREKIQSGSVSKAVIVGSGFIGLEMAEALSDMWGIDTTVVEITDQLLPGLVSPHLAEMARRDMEENDITFHFGEKVTAMEGEDGRVTKVVTDKRTLDADLVILSVGVAPNDGLARDAGLDVHERGGIIVDDELRTSDPDIYAGGDCVVVKNLITGQPVFLPMGSMANRQGRIIADNLTGRHKKFPGVLGSWAVKLFEIAVSGVGLTMASATRAGFDPVNVHISQLDRAHFYPEKGLMYLDLVVDKKSSKVLGIQGLSIMRDALVGRINAVAAALPFGITVDDLQVMEFAYSPPFSAAMDIVNSAGNVAANVLDGINRGLPPEEFAERWADRESGDICFLDVRADADSGPLAKRLDAPYWKAIPQDELPARMDEVPRGKKLVLVCNTGARSYEAQVMLDAAGIKDSENLQGGMASARMLGTAP; encoded by the coding sequence ATGGCCGATCGAGTCGTCATCATCGGCGCCGTCGCTCTTGGCCCAAAGGCCGCGTCCCGTTACAAACGGCTCGTTCCTTCGGCCGAGGTGACCATGGTGGACATGTCCCCGTCCATCTCCTACGGCGGCTGCGGTATCCCCTTCTATGTTTCCGGCGACGTCTCCACTGCGGATGAGCTGAAGACCACAAGCTTTCACGTCGTGCGCACCCCGGCCTTTTTCGAGACGGCCAAGGGCGTGCACGTGCGGCCCTCCACCCGCGCCGTGTCCCTCGACCGGCAGAAGAAGGAAGTCCTGGTGGAAGACCTCAATACCGGCGCGCAGGACACCCTGCCCTATGACAAGCTCGTCATCGCCACGGGCTCCAGCCCGCGCAAGCTGCCCATTCCGGGCACCGACCTCGAAGGCGTGCACGCCGTGTCCGGCCTGGACGAGGCCGTGGAGATTCGCGAGAAGATCCAGAGCGGCTCCGTCAGCAAGGCCGTCATCGTGGGCTCCGGCTTCATCGGCCTGGAAATGGCCGAGGCCCTGTCCGACATGTGGGGCATCGACACCACCGTGGTGGAGATCACCGACCAGCTCCTGCCCGGCCTGGTGAGCCCGCATCTGGCCGAGATGGCCCGCCGGGACATGGAAGAGAACGACATCACCTTCCACTTCGGCGAGAAGGTCACGGCCATGGAAGGCGAGGACGGCCGCGTGACAAAGGTGGTCACGGACAAGCGCACCCTGGATGCGGACCTGGTGATCCTGTCCGTGGGCGTGGCGCCCAACGACGGCCTGGCGCGCGACGCCGGCCTGGACGTGCACGAGCGCGGCGGCATCATCGTGGATGACGAGCTGCGCACCTCGGACCCGGACATCTACGCCGGCGGCGACTGCGTGGTGGTCAAGAACCTCATCACAGGCCAGCCCGTGTTCCTGCCCATGGGCTCCATGGCCAACCGCCAGGGCCGGATCATCGCCGACAACCTGACGGGCCGGCACAAGAAGTTCCCGGGCGTGCTGGGCAGCTGGGCCGTCAAGCTCTTCGAAATCGCCGTCTCCGGCGTGGGCCTGACCATGGCCTCGGCAACGCGCGCCGGGTTCGACCCCGTCAACGTGCACATCTCCCAGCTGGACCGCGCCCACTTCTATCCGGAAAAAGGCCTCATGTACCTGGACCTGGTGGTGGACAAGAAGAGCAGCAAGGTCCTGGGCATACAGGGCCTGTCCATCATGCGCGACGCCCTGGTCGGCCGGATCAACGCCGTGGCGGCCGCCCTGCCCTTCGGCATCACGGTGGACGACCTGCAGGTCATGGAGTTCGCCTACTCCCCGCCCTTCTCCGCGGCCATGGACATCGTCAACTCCGCGGGCAACGTGGCGGCCAACGTCCTGGACGGCATCAACCGCGGCCTTCCGCCCGAGGAGTTCGCCGAGCGCTGGGCTGACCGCGAGTCCGGCGACATCTGCTTCCTGGACGTGCGGGCCGACGCCGACTCCGGCCCCCTGGCCAAGCGCCTCGATGCGCCGTACTGGAAGGCCATTCCCCAGGACGAGCTGCCCGCGCGCATGGACGAGGTGCCCCGCGGCAAGAAGCTGGTGCTGGTGTGCAACACCGGCGCGCGCTCCTACGAGGCGCAGGTGATGCTGGATGCCGCAGGCATCAAGGATTCCGAGAACCTCCAGGGCGGCATGGCCTCGGCGCGCATGCTGGGCACCGCCCCCTAG
- a CDS encoding DVU0298 family protein, protein MEKDFRRLKTKVQALLAADEWEANLDAFEAYTPRQLIGPLFSTLLRMDEVRWRAVTALGLTVDRMFQNKAEDARIVMRRLMWNLNEESGNIAWGAPESMGEIMAVNATMAQEYSSILVSYMDDSITCGNFIDHPPLRRGVYWGLGRLAQERPAILTKGASAVCVGLEDCEDEQIPGLAAWVLSSMAGHLPGDVDPLPGLEALQDNETDVELYRGRRMETTTVGALAKEALAALSGS, encoded by the coding sequence ATGGAAAAGGACTTTCGCAGACTCAAGACCAAGGTGCAGGCCCTGCTTGCCGCCGATGAGTGGGAAGCCAATCTCGATGCGTTCGAGGCGTACACCCCGCGTCAGCTCATCGGCCCGCTGTTCTCCACGCTGCTGCGGATGGACGAGGTTCGCTGGCGGGCGGTCACGGCCCTGGGCCTTACCGTGGACCGCATGTTCCAGAACAAGGCGGAGGACGCGCGCATCGTCATGCGCCGGCTGATGTGGAACCTCAACGAAGAGTCCGGCAACATTGCCTGGGGCGCGCCGGAGTCCATGGGCGAGATCATGGCGGTCAACGCCACCATGGCCCAGGAGTACTCTTCCATTCTCGTGAGCTACATGGACGACTCCATTACCTGCGGCAACTTTATCGACCACCCGCCGCTGCGGCGCGGGGTGTACTGGGGGCTGGGGCGGCTGGCCCAGGAGCGCCCGGCCATTCTGACCAAAGGAGCGTCGGCCGTGTGCGTCGGCCTGGAGGATTGCGAGGACGAGCAGATTCCCGGCCTGGCCGCCTGGGTGCTCTCTTCCATGGCTGGCCACCTGCCTGGGGATGTGGACCCGCTGCCCGGGTTGGAGGCGTTGCAGGACAACGAGACAGACGTGGAGCTCTATCGCGGAAGGCGCATGGAGACGACCACCGTCGGTGCGCTGGCTAAAGAGGCGCTTGCCGCGCTTTCAGGTAGCTGA
- a CDS encoding DUF6125 family protein: MAHSEQQTELVREILEILRRTAIHYGLWYAEAERQLGTADAHHAEMEAGDRLQAILLGRLSKILGMGVTEDGLPQGLVDLDVDTLQTLRDGMATNWLAADGVWFQAIENRISMHDAKRVNDTCWTKFSPYEALRIKSLLELPEFGGLPALQTALAHRIYARVNPWEIVEDREHSFVFRMKSCRVQTARTRKGLAEYPCKSGGMVEYRTFAHAIDPRIQTECVACPPDTHPEDWVCAWRFTVA; encoded by the coding sequence ATGGCCCATTCAGAGCAACAGACGGAGCTGGTTCGCGAGATTCTGGAAATCCTCCGCCGCACGGCGATTCATTATGGCCTGTGGTACGCCGAGGCCGAGCGCCAGCTGGGCACGGCCGACGCCCACCACGCCGAGATGGAGGCCGGCGACAGGCTGCAGGCCATCCTGCTCGGCCGGCTGTCCAAGATTCTGGGCATGGGCGTTACCGAGGACGGCCTGCCGCAAGGGCTGGTGGACCTGGACGTGGACACGCTGCAGACCCTGCGCGACGGCATGGCCACCAACTGGCTGGCCGCGGACGGCGTGTGGTTCCAGGCCATCGAGAACCGCATCTCCATGCACGACGCCAAGCGCGTGAACGACACCTGCTGGACCAAGTTCTCGCCGTACGAGGCGCTGCGCATCAAAAGCCTGCTGGAACTGCCCGAGTTCGGCGGCCTGCCCGCGCTGCAGACGGCGCTCGCCCACCGCATCTACGCCCGGGTCAATCCCTGGGAGATCGTGGAGGACCGCGAGCACTCCTTTGTCTTCCGCATGAAATCGTGCCGGGTGCAGACCGCGCGCACCAGAAAGGGTTTGGCCGAGTACCCCTGCAAGTCCGGCGGCATGGTGGAGTACCGCACCTTTGCCCACGCCATCGATCCGCGCATCCAGACCGAGTGCGTGGCCTGCCCGCCGGATACGCACCCCGAGGACTGGGTCTGCGCCTGGCGCTTCACTGTGGCCTGA
- a CDS encoding tetratricopeptide repeat protein encodes MQTNATNVDEFIAECKEKLKDNSECGNTHYNLGVAYLSKGDFFEAESCFREAVENSPTMVEAYVQLGGIAMHQGDLEGCLNYNKLAIQVRPMFATPHGNVGFVLLQMGEVDKAARALEKAVKIDPNFVQALATLGSAYLMEGDPERAIEVCKRALEIEPMFGPAWNNLALAHLEKGETAKAVEYVDKAIETGFDVPQGLLDEIAQYR; translated from the coding sequence ATGCAGACTAATGCCACCAATGTTGATGAATTCATCGCCGAGTGTAAGGAAAAGCTGAAGGACAACTCCGAGTGCGGCAACACGCACTACAACCTGGGCGTCGCCTATCTTTCCAAGGGTGACTTCTTCGAGGCCGAGTCCTGCTTCCGCGAGGCGGTGGAGAACTCCCCGACCATGGTCGAGGCGTACGTCCAGCTTGGCGGCATCGCCATGCACCAGGGCGACCTGGAAGGCTGCCTCAACTACAACAAGCTGGCCATCCAGGTGCGGCCCATGTTCGCCACGCCCCACGGCAACGTGGGCTTCGTGCTGCTGCAGATGGGCGAGGTGGACAAGGCGGCGCGCGCCCTGGAAAAGGCCGTGAAGATCGACCCCAACTTTGTGCAGGCCCTGGCCACTCTGGGCAGCGCCTATCTTATGGAAGGGGACCCGGAGCGCGCCATCGAGGTCTGCAAGCGCGCCCTGGAGATCGAGCCCATGTTCGGCCCGGCCTGGAACAACCTGGCCCTGGCCCATCTGGAAAAGGGCGAGACGGCCAAGGCCGTGGAGTACGTCGACAAGGCCATTGAAACCGGCTTCGATGTGCCCCAGGGGCTGCTGGACGAGATAGCCCAGTACCGCTGA